Within the Planctomycetota bacterium genome, the region GATTTTCAAGGCGCATAAGCGTGGCATAAGTCGCCTCATCAGAGCTGCCCTTCATGGCAGGCAAAATTGTCGGATCGACCCTGCCCCGTGCAGAATGACATGTCGCGAATCGCCAGTCAAATATTTGCTCCGCTGATCACGCGGTGGGGGCCGGAAAGACGCTCAGCTATTGTCCATCGCGTCTTTGATGACCCAACCACCATCGACGCGCAGGACGCTGCCGGTGATGTAGTCTGCCTGATCGGACGAGAGAAACGTCACGGCCTGGCCAATGTCCTGGGGAGTGCCCAGGCGCCCCCACGGTAGCGTGGGGGCCGCCTGGCGAATGGCTTCCGCGCCGAAGGTGCTTTTTTCGCCCGGCGTGTCGATCCAGCCGGGTTCGATGACGTTGACATTGACGCGGTGCGGCAACAACTCGACGGCGATCGTCGCGGCCAGGTGATTCAAGCCAGCCTTGGCCGCGTTGTAGGCCACGCTTCGCGCGTAGGGGCGTTCGGCATGGACGCTCGAAATAAATACCATTTTGCCCCCAGCGCCTTGCGAGACCATTTGACGGGCGACAAGTTGCGCCATGTGAAACCCCGCAGTCAGGGTGCCCAGGATCACGCGCTCGAACAGGGCGGGGTCGTACTCCAAAAACGTGCCGCGCTTACTAAAAGCGGGGTTGCTGACCAGAATGTCGATCCGCCCGGTTGCCGCCACGGCCCGGGATACCAGTTCTTCACAGCCGGCGCGCGAGAAGACGTCAGCATCGATCTCCACGCACGACCGGCCAAGTCGGCGAATTTCATCGGCCGTGGCCGCCAGGTCGGAGCTACCAGGGCGATCGTTGATGATCACGTTGGCGCCGGCACGCGCCAATTCCCAGGCGCAACCCTGACCGATGCCGCGCCCCGCGCCGGTAACCAAGGCAAACTTTCCGGCCAGATTCATGATCGTTCACGGCCAGCTAGCCGCGCCTGGACCAAGGAGGGCCACTCGAGGGTGGCGCCAGTCGTCAACGCTCGATTGCCGCCGTGTTATAACACGCGGACATCTCCCACCGCACGGGAGAAAATAGCCCTGGTGGCAATGTAGGGCGCCACCAAGTATCCTGCGTATCGGCCAATCCACGCCTGATTCATGGCGCGATCAATGCAACAAGTCGCGCCGCCCGTCGCCCCTTTGCTTGGTATCTGTTGACCATGAACGAGCATGACGCAGCCGTTGGTTTGCAAACACTTGACTACGTCGCGGTCGTGGGCTACCTGGCGATCACGGCGTTCATCGTCTATTGGTCGAGTCGCAAACAGGACGACACCGAGGATTTCTTCCTGGGGGGTCGCAGCATGCCCTGGTTCGCCGTGGGTTTGTCGATCATGGCGACGCTGCTTTCGACCAACACCTACCTGGGCGCGCCTGGCGAGATGATTAAGTACGGCCCGGCGTATCTGATTGGCTATCTGGCTTATCCGGCGGTGGCGTTCGTGGTGATTTGCTTTTGGATTCCCTTCTTCATGCGTTTGCGCATGACCAGCGCCTATGAGTACCTCGAACGCCGTTTCGACCATCGAGCCCGCTGGTTGGGGGGGCTGCTGTTTCTGGGCCTCAGGCTGGGATGGATGTCGATGGTGGTCTACACGGCGTCGATGGCAATGGTAACGATGGCGTCCGAACCGCTCGGCGCCTTCGCACAACTCTTTGGCGCGTCGCATCCCATTTACCCGGTGATCGCCGTGATTGGGCTGGTCGCGTCGATCTACGCCTGCGTCGGCGGCATTCGCGCGGTGATCTGGACCGATGTGCTCCAGGCCCTGATGCTCTTCGGCGGGGTCATCGTCATCATCGGCTATGTGATGTGGGACGAGCGGACGGGCGTGGAGACGTGGTGGACCACGATTTCAACCCACCAAGAACATGCGCCTCAACTCCGCTGGTTCGGCGCCGATATCACCGAACGGACGACCGTCCTGTGGGCGCTGCTGGCCATCTTTACTTGGAATGTTTGCACGCATTGCTCGGACCAGGTGGCGTTGCAGCGCTATTTCAGCACGACGAACTTGTCGGCCGCGCGCAACAGTTTTATCGTCAATATCGTCTCGGCGGCCGTGATCGGCCTGTTGTTGTCGACGTCGGGCTTGGCCTTGCGATATTACTATCTTGAGCATGCGGCGCGGCTACCGGCGGGCCTTACGCCCGAGAGTGGCGCCGATCAATTGATGCCATTCTTTTACGCTTATCAATTGCCCGCGGGCTTTGGCGGCTTGATTCTGGTGAGTTTCTTGTGCGACGCGATGCAAACCCTCGGCTCGGGCGTGAATAGCATCGCCGCCGTGATCACGACCAACGTGAGCGGGCGGAACGACGGCCAGCGGTCAAACGCCGATACGCGCGCCAGTGACTTGCGATCGGCGCGGTTTGTCACCTTGGCTACTGGCGCCGTGACGACGGTGCTGGCGATGTTCGCGGCGAACTTTGCCATTCACTCGGGTAAAACGATTTTCGACATGTTGCCGCGCATGTTCAACATGTTCCTCGGCCCGCTGGCGTCGATGTTCATGATTGGTATGTTTTTTCGCCGGGCCACGGGGCGCGTGATCGTGATTGTCGTCGTTCTGACCCAGGCGTTCTCTTCGCTGTGGTCCTGGTGGGGCGAAGTGCCCGTGCTGCTTAACAAGCTGGGCTTACCAGAACTGGCCAACCGTTGGATCGCGCTACTGGGCGTCGATGCCGCGGGGCACCCCAAAACCCCCTCGGTGATGATCGCCATCACCGTGCCCGTGCTGTTCGGACTAGCGACCGGTTGGCTGTTCAGTTGGCTGCTGGGAGCCGACGAGCATCCTGGCGCTGACTTCTCGTGGCGGCGCGTGATGAGTCGGCCCGCTCCCACCGAGTGAACGCGGCTTACTATGCCGTGGGTTCGACCCGGCGTGACTCAGCCGAGGCATAGCACGAGAAGACGGCTTTCAGCGCCGCCAGGCCTTCGGCGCCCGTGATCGGCGGCGGAATCATCGGGTCGACGGCGCTGGCCACGCAGGCGCGGACAAAAGGCGTGTAGCTTGGCATCTCGGGCGGCCCCTCGAATTGCTTGATCTGCGGCGGCGTGTCCTTGGTACTGTACCACTGCAATTGTACGTCGCCGTGCGGTTCCATTTGCAGCCAGCCGTGCGAGCCCCAGATTTTGATGTACGAATGGTAGCCACGGTCCAGATAGTAGCCGCTGGTAATGGTGCCGAAAAAGCCGCAATCGAATCTCAGGATAGCCGCCGCCGAATCTTCGACCGAGATCGGTTGCTGGCCGACGTTGCCGATGAACGCCGCCGTTTCGGTGATCTTGGCGCCGGTCAGAAACATCACCAGGTCGAGCCAGTGGATGCCGAGCCACGCCAGATGCCCGCCTCCAGCGCGCGACTTGTCGGCGAACCAGGACTGGTGATACGCGGGACTATGCAGGCGTGTTTGATCGGCGATGATGTGCAACTCGGCGCCGTAGAGCGCGCCAATCGCCCCCGTTTGAATCAGCATGCGAGCATGCGCAACGCGAGGCCGCATGCGATTGGCCAGGGCCAGCATTAGGTGCCGATGTTTGCCGTCGGCCAAAGTGACAAGCTCGGCAAAGTTGGCGACGCGCACGCACGAGGGCTTTTCCGCCAGCACGTGGCAGCCGGCCTGCAACACCTCGCGAATCAACGGCGGAGCCAGGACCGCCTCGACCGAAACGATCGCGAACGAGGGCTTCTCGGCCGCCAGCGCTTTGGTCAGGTCGCGATCAAACCGAACAAGCTTCTTGCCCAACGCACGCTCGGCGACCGCCTGCGACTCGCCGCTGGCATCAGCGACCGCCACACGATCCACTGCGTCGATCTCGGCTAGAGCAGCGAAGTACGCGTCCAGATGAGCGCCGCCGGCGCCCGTCACGACAATGGCGGTGATGCGGCCAGGCATGCGCTGACAGGCTCCATTTCAGAAGGGCTCCATGCGAGTCGAACTGGGCAAGCCACGAGTGTAGCACTCGCTAGCCCCGGTCGAAAGCAACGAACTCGGTTCATTCAAACATTGTCCCTAGCCAGGGATGATTTGACGACCGCTTACCGGCTACAATGCGGCAGCATCGCCGCGCGTGGAGCAGCCTTGGGCTCAGTTTAAGGGGAAAGGCGCGCACGCGGCGCAATGTCCTGTATTCATGGGTTGAAAAGGAGATCGCTCGGTGAGCACGTCGCAAGAGCCGCTGGATTTTTTCGATCAGTTTCTGCGGTCCT harbors:
- a CDS encoding SDR family oxidoreductase; the protein is MNLAGKFALVTGAGRGIGQGCAWELARAGANVIINDRPGSSDLAATADEIRRLGRSCVEIDADVFSRAGCEELVSRAVAATGRIDILVSNPAFSKRGTFLEYDPALFERVILGTLTAGFHMAQLVARQMVSQGAGGKMVFISSVHAERPYARSVAYNAAKAGLNHLAATIAVELLPHRVNVNVIEPGWIDTPGEKSTFGAEAIRQAAPTLPWGRLGTPQDIGQAVTFLSSDQADYITGSVLRVDGGWVIKDAMDNS
- a CDS encoding Gfo/Idh/MocA family oxidoreductase, which codes for MPGRITAIVVTGAGGAHLDAYFAALAEIDAVDRVAVADASGESQAVAERALGKKLVRFDRDLTKALAAEKPSFAIVSVEAVLAPPLIREVLQAGCHVLAEKPSCVRVANFAELVTLADGKHRHLMLALANRMRPRVAHARMLIQTGAIGALYGAELHIIADQTRLHSPAYHQSWFADKSRAGGGHLAWLGIHWLDLVMFLTGAKITETAAFIGNVGQQPISVEDSAAAILRFDCGFFGTITSGYYLDRGYHSYIKIWGSHGWLQMEPHGDVQLQWYSTKDTPPQIKQFEGPPEMPSYTPFVRACVASAVDPMIPPPITGAEGLAALKAVFSCYASAESRRVEPTA